The Serratia nematodiphila DZ0503SBS1 sequence AAACTCAGACGAGCTGATCACCTTTGTCACCGTCGTGGAAAGCGGCAGTTTCAGCCGGGCGGCTGAACGCCTGGAACAAGCGAATTCCGTGGTTAGCCGAACGGTGAAAAAACTGGAAAGCAAACTGGGCGTTACGCTGCTCAACCGCACCACGCGCCAAATCAGCCTGACTCAGGAAGGAGAGAATTACTTTCGCCAGGTGCAGAAGGTACTGAACGATATGGCCGCGGCAGAAAATGCGCTGATGGAAAGCCGTCAACGCCCGCAAGGCCTGCTGCGCGTCGACGCGGCAACGCCGGTGGTGCTGCACATGCTGACGCCTTTAGTGGCGGAGTTCCGCGAACGTTATCCTGAAATGTCGTTATCGCTGGTGTCTTCGGAAAACTTTATCAATTTGATCGAGCGAAAAGTGGATATTGCGATCCGCGTAGGAGAGCTGACCGATTCCACGCTGAAAGCGCGCAAACTGATGACCAGCTACCGGCATGTGCTCGCCTCCCCCGCCTATCTGGCTCAGCACGGCACGCCGCTAACGGTAGAAGATCTTGCACATCACTGCTGCATCGGCTTCAACGACCTGCCCAGTTTGAACCGCTGGCCACTGGCTTGTTCAGATGGCAGCCAGTTGGAAATCACTCCCGGCTTGACCACTAATAGTGGAGAAACCCAGCGCCATCTCTGTCTGCATGGCAACGGTATCGCCTGCCTGTCGGACTTTATGAGCGACGAAGATATCAAACGTGGAGATTTGGTTCCGATTCTGGTGGAAGCGACACTGCCGGTCGCCATGCCGATCAACGCGGTTTATTACAGCGACAGCGCCGTTAGCAACCGTCTGCGCAGCTTTATTGATTTTGTGAGTGAATACCTGAAACGATAAAAAAGGCGCCCTGATGGACGCCTTATGCTAACCACTGCGAGGAAAGATTAATCCCAGTTTGGCGCCAGGCCTTCCGGGCTAACCAGACGGCCGTTGCACTCCAGTGCGGCGATCTGCGCCATATCTTCGTCGGTCAGCATCAGTTGCTGTGCCAACAGGTTGCTCGCCAGGTTTTCACGTTTGGTCGAGGAAGGAATAACTGCATAACCCAGCTTCAATGCCCAAGCCAGGACAACCTGTGCAGGAGTTGCATTGTGACGAGCGGCGATGCTTTTAATCGTTTCATCCTGCAGCGCTTTGCCATAGGCCAACGTCATGTAAGAGGTGATGGCGATGCCGTGCTGCTGCGCGAATTCTACCACCTTGCGGTTCTGCAAGAACGGTGACAGCTCGATTTGGTTGGTGGCGATTTCATCGGCGCCAATCGCGTCAATCGCTTGCTGCATCAAGTCGATAGTGAAGTTAGATACGCCAATTTGGCGAGTCAGCCCCAGCTTTTTCGCTTCCAGCAACTCAGCCATAAATTCGGCAACTGGCACTTCGTCGTTGGGTGACGGCCAGTGGATCAGCGTCAGATCAACGTAGGAGGTTTGCAGTTTTTTCAAGCTTTCTTGCAGGCTTGGGATCAGTGTGCCTTTCGCCAGATTCGCGATCCAAATCTTGGTGGTGATGAACAGGTCTTCACGTTTCACGCCGCTGGCAGCGATAGCCTGGCCAACAGCCGCTTCATTTTCATAGATCTGCGCGGTGTCGATAGTGCGATAGCCCAGCTCAAGTGCAGTGCTGACAGAATCGATAACAACCTGATCCTGAAGGCGGAAAGTACCTAAACCAAATGCAGGGATGCTCATAATGTTTTCTCTCATTAACAGGTAGATGTGGTATGAGGAAGATTATGGCAACTTTTTTATTGATCAAAAACGCCTGGTTCGGCATAAGACTTTTGATCTAAAGGCAATAATATGGAGAAAGGCGAGGCGGTAAAGAGGAACAATTCCAGTCTGAAAAGCGCAAAATGCAGATATGAAAAAGCCCTGAGTCGAAACTCAGGGCTTATCAATTAAGTGGCGGAACGGACGGGGCTCGAACCCGCGACCCCCTGCGTGACAGGCAGGTATTCTAACCAACTGAACTACCGCTCCACCGATTCTTTTACGTTGTATCTTTCGATACCGGCAATATCGCGCTCTGCGACTTGCGCATTACCAGTCGTCACACTGATAACGTTTATTTGATGCCTGGCAGTGTCCTACTCTCGCATGGGGAGACCCCACACTACCATCGGCGCTACGGCGTTTCACTTCTGAGTTCGGCATGGGGTCAGGTGGGACCACCGCGCTATTGCCGCCAGGCAAATTCGTTTTGATCAACCCGCTTCATCGCTGAAGCCTGTCAATCCAATCTGTCAACAAGCTGAATATTGTCTCGGTCTCACCAAAACACCTTCGGTGTTGTAAGGTTAAGCCTCACGGATCATTAGTACTGGTTAGCTCAATGCATCGCTGCACTTACACACCCAGCCTATCAACGTCTTAGTCTTAAACGTTCCTTCAGGGGCCTTAAAGGCCCAGGGAAGACTCATCTTGAGGCAAGTTTCGCGCTTAGATGCTTTCAGCGCTTATCTTTTCCGCACTTAGCTACCGGGCAATGCCATTGGCATGACAACCCGAACACCAGTGGTGCGTTCACTCCGGTCCTCTCGTACTAGGAGCAACCCCTCTCAATCTTCCAACGCCCACGGCAGATAGGGACCGAACTGTCTCACGACGTTCTAAACCCAGCTCGCGTACCACTTTAAATGGCGAACAGCCATACCCTTGGGACCTACTTCAGCCCCAGGATGTGATGAGCCGACATCGAGGTGCCAAACACCGCCGTCGATATGAACTCTTGGGCGGTATCAGCCTGTTATCCCCGGAGTACCTTTTATCCGTTGAGCGATGGCCCTTCCATTCAGAACCACCGGATCACTAAGACCTACTTTCGTACCTGCTCGAGCCGTCACTCTCGCAGTCAAGCTAGCTTATGCCTTTGCACTAACCTCACGATGTCCGACCGTGATTAGCTAACCTTCGTGCTCCTCCGTTACTCTTTGGGAGGAGACCGCCCCAGTCAAACTACCCACCAGACACTGTCCTCACCCCAGATTATGGGGCCGAGTTAGAACATCAAACATTAAAGGGTGGTATTTCAAGGATGGCTCCACGCAGACTGGCGTCCACGCTTCAAAGCCTCCCACCTATCCTACACATCAAGGCTCAATGTTCAGTGTCAAGCTATAGTAAAGGTTCACGGGGTCTTTCCGTCTTGCCGCGGGTACACTGCATCTTCACAGCGAGTTCAATTTCACTGAGTCTCGGGTGGAGACAGCCTGGCCATCATTACGCCATTCGTGCAGGTCGGAACTTACCCGACAAGGAATTTCGCTACCTTAGGACCGTTATAGTTACGGCCGCCGTTTACTGGGGCTTCGATCAAGAGCTTCGCCTTGCGGCTGACCCCATCAATTAACCTTCCAGCACCGGGCAGGCGTCACACCGTATACGTCCACTTTCGTGTTTGCACAGTGCTGTGTTTTTATTAAACAGTTGCAGCCAGCTGGTATCTTCGACTGGCTTCAGCTCCATCCGCAAGGGACTTCACCTACATGCCAGCGTGCCTTCTCCCGAAGTTACGGCACCATTTTGCCTAGTTCCTTCACCCGAGTTCTCTCAAGCGCCTTGGTATTCTCTACCTGACCACCTGTGTCGGTTTGGGGTACGATTTAATGTTACCTGGAGCTTAGAGGATTTTCCTGGAAGCAGGGCATCAACTACTTCTGCACCGTAGTGCATCGTCATCACGCCTCAGGGTTAACATGCAACCGGATTTACCAGGTCACACCCCCTACACGCTTAAACCGGGACAACCGTCGCCCGGCTAGCCTAGCCTTCTCCGTCCCCCCTTCGCAGTAACACCAAGTACAGGAATATTAACCTGTTTCCCATCGACTACGCTTTTCAGCCTCGCCTTAGGGGTCGACTCACCCTGCCCCGATTAACGTTGGACAGGAACCCTTGGTCTTCCGGCGAGCGGGCTTTTCACCCGCTTTATCGTTACTTATGTCAGCATTCGCACTTCTGATACCTCCAGCAACCCTCACAGGCCACCTTCAACGGCTTACAGAACGCTCCCCTACCCAACAACGCTAAGCGTCGCTGCCGCAGCTTCGGTGCATGGTTTAGCCCCGTTACATCTTCCGCGCAGGCCGACTCGACCAGTGAGCTATTACGCTTTCTTTAAATGATGGCTGCTTCTAAGCCAACATCCTGGCTGTCTATGCCTTCCCACATCGTTTCCCACTTAACCATGACTTTGGGACCTTAGCTGGCGGTCTGGGTTGTTTCCCTCTTCACGACGGACGTTAGCACCCGCCGTGTGTCTCCCGTGATAACATTCTTCGGTATTCGGAGTTTGCATCGGTTTGGTAAGCCGGGATGGCCCCCTAGCCGAAACAGTGCTCTACCCCCGAAGATGAGTTCACGAGGCGCTACCTAAATAGCTTTCGGGGAGAACCAGCTATCTCCCGGTTTGATTGGCCTTTCACCCCCAGCCACAAGTCATCCGCTAATTTTTCAACATTAGTCGGTTCGGTCCTCCAGTTAGTGTTACCCAACCTTCAACCTGCCCATGGCTAGATCACCGGGTTTCGGGTCTATACCTTGCAACTAGTCGCCCAGTTAAGACTCGGTTTCCCTACGGCTCCCCTATACGGTTAACCTTGCTACAAAATATAAGTCGCTGACCCATTATACAAAAGGTACGCAGTCACACCACGAAGGTGCTCCCACTGCTTGTACGTACACGGTTTCAGGTTCTATTTCACTCCCCTCGCCGGGGTTCTTTTCGCCTTTCCCTCACGGTACTGGTTCACTATCGGTCAGTCAGGAGTATTTAGCCTTGGAGGATGGTCCCCCCATATTCAGACAGGATGTCACGTGTCCCGCCCTACTCATCGAACTCACGACCTGTGCATTTTAGTGTACGGGGCTATCACCCTTTGCTGCGCGACTTTCCAGACGCTTCCACTAACACACAAGCCGATTCAGGTTCTGGGCTCCTCCCCGTTCGCTCGCCGCTACTGGGGGAATCTCGGTTGATTTCTTTTCCTCGGGGTACTTAGATGTTTCAGTTCCCCCGGTTCGCCTCATGCCACTATGTATTCATGACATGATAATGTGTCGAAACACACTGGGTTTCCCCATTCGGGTATCGCCGGTTATAACGGTTCATATCACCTTACCGACGCTTTTCGCAGATTAGCACGCCCTTCATCGCCTCTGACTGCCTAGGCATCCACCGTGTACGCTTAGTCACTTAACCTCACAACCCGAAGATGTTTCCATCGTTCGCGCTGCAAACATTTGAGAGACTCTATGACAGGTTACTCTTTATCCCGGCACTTCTACGGAGGGATAAATTTCAGCCGTCATGTTTCAATTTTCAGCTTGTTCCAGATTGTTAAAGAGCAAAATACTTCGCAGCATACTGTCGCCAATATACTCTGAAGTATTGAAATACCGGACTATATGGTGGAGCTAAGCGGGATCGAACCGCTGACCTCCTGCGTGCAAGGCAGGCGCTCTCCCAGCTGAGCTATAGCCCCATACAGTCACGCGCAGTACCTTTTCCACTTCATGAGAAGTGGTAGGCCTGAGTGGACTTGAACCACCGACCTCACCCTTATCAGGGTGCGCTCTAACCACCTGAGCTACAAGCCTATAAAGGTATTTCTGCTCGTTACTTTCTATCAGACAATCTGTGTGAGCACGCCACGCGAACTAATATCTTTAGGTAAGGAGGTGATCCAACCGCAGGTTCCCCTACGGTTACCTTGTTAC is a genomic window containing:
- the yafC gene encoding DNA-binding transcriptional regulator YafC, with product MKANSDELITFVTVVESGSFSRAAERLEQANSVVSRTVKKLESKLGVTLLNRTTRQISLTQEGENYFRQVQKVLNDMAAAENALMESRQRPQGLLRVDAATPVVLHMLTPLVAEFRERYPEMSLSLVSSENFINLIERKVDIAIRVGELTDSTLKARKLMTSYRHVLASPAYLAQHGTPLTVEDLAHHCCIGFNDLPSLNRWPLACSDGSQLEITPGLTTNSGETQRHLCLHGNGIACLSDFMSDEDIKRGDLVPILVEATLPVAMPINAVYYSDSAVSNRLRSFIDFVSEYLKR
- the dkgB gene encoding 2,5-didehydrogluconate reductase DkgB, whose product is MSIPAFGLGTFRLQDQVVIDSVSTALELGYRTIDTAQIYENEAAVGQAIAASGVKREDLFITTKIWIANLAKGTLIPSLQESLKKLQTSYVDLTLIHWPSPNDEVPVAEFMAELLEAKKLGLTRQIGVSNFTIDLMQQAIDAIGADEIATNQIELSPFLQNRKVVEFAQQHGIAITSYMTLAYGKALQDETIKSIAARHNATPAQVVLAWALKLGYAVIPSSTKRENLASNLLAQQLMLTDEDMAQIAALECNGRLVSPEGLAPNWD